atgtaaatttaacaaattaatggAAAGATTAAGACAAGCCAAATTACGATTACAGCCAGATAAATGTGAGCTTTTACGACATGAAGTAAGTTATTTGGGACACATAATTAGTGAAGATGGGGTAAAACCAGACCCAAAGAAAATTGAAGCAGTGTCAAAATTTCCACGACCCAAGAAAGCgagaaatatcaaacaatttttaggACTAGCAGGATATTACAGAAGATTTATAcctaatttttccaaaattgcAAAACCACTAactcaattattaaaaaaggaCGTCATATTTAAGTGGTcagaaaatcaagaaattgCATTCAACAATTTAAAAACAGCGTTAACAACAAAACCTATCTTACAATATCCAGACTTTTCTAAACCTTTCAACCTCTCGACAGACGCATCAGGATACGCAGTAGGTGGCGTATTAAGTCAAGGGCCGATTGGAAAAGACCTGCCGATCGCGTATGCCTCTAGATTATTAAACCCAGCggaacaaaattattctaccATAGAAAAGGAATGTCTGGCAATCGTTTACTGCGCAATGCATTTTAGACCATACTTGTATGGTAGGAAATTTACTATAGTAACCGATCACAAACCATTAGTTTGGATGAACTCCATCAAAGATCCTACGTCGAGAATTTGGAAATGGAAACTAAAATTATCAGACTTCGAATTCGATATCCAACACAAGCAAGGCAGAGCGAATGCGAATGCTGATGCATTGTCTAGAAACCCCCCAGAGGTTTGCCTACCAAttaggaaaagagaggaagattCACCATCTCATCATCCTATTCCAAAGAGATTCGAATTAGACACATCAACTGAAGACTCTCCCATATTCGAAGCCAAACCACGCAGTTTACCTCTTCCGTTCTATGATccaaggaagaaaaggaaaactaTTGCTAGAAAGCATTTCACCATAGAAGAAACCcccgtgaaatatttcgacCAAGCGGCCGATGATACCGACGAAGCATCTATTCAAGGAACAAGTAATGTCGAAATGACAAGAGAAGAAGAGATCTCCTCGCCACACTCCGAGTCGCCACAACGACTAGAAGAGAAAGTTAAACCTACAATAACTGCAGAATTAAAGATCTCCGAAACGAGAGATtcaatagtaaaaataaatgatcataaggtaatttttattgacatAAAAGGGAACCCAGTAGACAGGGGAGCTTTAGAAATAAAGGAAGCAGGGAAACTACCAAATTATGAAGATTTAATGTTGGAAAGAGCAAGACTGCATCGAGATTTAGGAAAACTAATAATATCTTTACCcgtaaaagaaaatcgaaacaTCCCAATAacaacagaaaatttattaaattcactAAGTTCCTTGCTGGATGTGGTAAACGAGAAGCAATTAAAATCCTTCGGCATCAGTAAGGGAAACCTAGAAGAATTACCATGGCGATACATAATcaggaaattgaaagaagtatttttaacaaacacCATACACATCACCATCTGTACCGGAGAAGTAACCATTCCACGAGTGGAAAAccgaaacaaaataatacaagaaaaacACGAATCATCGGTAGCAGGACATAAAGGAGTAACTAAAACTTACCAGAGAATACGACAACATTATTACTGGGAAAAcatgaagaaagaaatccaAGAATATGTAAGAGCCTGTAAAGAATGTCAACTGAAAAAGTTAACTAGAATTAAAACGAAGCAACCAATGGTACTTACTGATACACCGGGCAGAGCATTTGATAAAATCAGTATGGATATTGTCGGCCCATTACCAAAGACACAAAGGGAAAACGAATATATATTGACAATTCAAGATTTATTAACGAAGTACTCTCTCGGGATTCCGATTAAGGGAACCTCTTCGGCCGAAATAGCAGACGTTTTTATTAAGCAATTCATTTGTCGATTCGGGTCACCAAGAGCAATCTTGACCGATCAAGGGGCGAATTTTACATCTTCGCTAATAAAAAAGGTAGCtaagaaatttcgaataaaaagatacaccACTACAGCATATCACCCACAAAGCAATGGCTCTATAGAAAGGTCACACCACGTATTGAAAGAATATCTCAagttatatattgaaaattccaGAAATTGGGACGAATGGGTGGAACTAGCCATGTTTTCTTATAATACCTCTGTACACGAAGGAACAAAATTCTCCCCACACGAGCTGGTCTTTGGGCACTTAGCCAGAGAACCAACCGGTGAAATGATGATTGAAGAAAACATAGAACTAACATACGCAGAATACCTCAGAGACCTGTTCGATAAAATCAACACTATACAACAAATGGCGAgagaaaatttgatgaaatccaaattaaaatcaaaagaatACTACGATAGACGAATCAACccgcaaaatttcaaaacaggAGATCTAGTATATTTACTAAAAGAACCTAACAAAGGGAAGCTCTCCGATCAATATTCAGGTCCGCATAAAGTATTAGGAATTTTGCAAAATCAAAACGTNNNNNNNNNNNNNNNNNNNNNNNNNNNNNNNNNNNNNNNNNNNNNNNNNNNNNNNNNNNNNNNNNNNNNNNNNNNNNNNNNNNNNNNNNNNNNNNNNNNNNNNNNNNNNNNNNNNNNNNNNNNNNNNNNNNNNNNNNNNNNNNNNNNNNNNNNNNNNNNNNNNNNNNNNNNNNNNNNNNNNNNNNNNNNNNNNNNNNNNNNNNNNNNNNNNNNNNNNNNNNNNNNNNNNNNNNNNNNNNNNNNNNNNNNNNNNNNNNNNNNNNNNNNNNNNNNNNNNNNNNNNNNNNNNNNNNNNNNNNNNNNNNNNNNNNNNNNNNNNNNNNNNNNNNNNNNNNNNNNNNNNNNNNNNNNNNNNNNNNNNNNNNNNNNNNNNNNNNNNNNNNNNNNNNNNNNNNNNNNNNNNNNNNNNNNNNNNNNNNNNNNNNNNNNNNNNNNNNNNNNNNNNNNNNNNNNNNNNNNNNNNNNNNNNNNNNNNNNNNNNNNNNNNNNNNNNNNNNNNNACAACCAAAAAGGGGGAGAACGCtgtaaagaaattgataaaagtaaagaagTTTATTACTCCCTTCAAAGGGTATACGCAGAAGCCAATagagttataaaattaaaatttattaccaaATTCAAGTGAATACTTACAGAATACGACGTTTTCTTATATATACTTACAGTTTTAGGATAAGTAAAGGTAGTTATAATAAGTACTGACAATGTAACGAAGAATTAGATGATACCAACACGCGCCATGTAACCATTCCAAGCGAACGACTCAACGTTGAAGAATAGAATTGtagaaactataaacaataatgATTTCTTATCAATAATGCATATATTAGCtccaaaattatatgtaaaactgACAAGCACAAGGCAATGACAACTTCataacaaagaaacaaaaatagcTAGTAGTTTagaaataagttaaaaatttgtttaaggGAAGTCAACCGAGTGCTAATAACAAACCTAATTAAAATAGGAGATTGTCGTATTGCCCCAAGCTCGGTATAAATAGACAAGGTTTTGTACATGTAGAAATGagttagaaattatttgaagtaaACTAATCGAGTATTAACGACGAACATATTTAGAATAAAGGactgttatattgtataaggTTATGCTATGCAATACTAATGAACGATAATACGCTGTgcgtatattaaataaaatcaactaAGGAAAcactctataaatataatcactTAGAGGAAGCACTGAGACAACACTAATAATAAACTACATGTttcaacaataatattattacattaaattatcatagagaatatataaatatgcattgCAACAAACACAAAGAATATTACCGTTATTAGAACCCTAAATCGCACTAAGATAGAATTAGGaataaataacagataaataaataactaactcggcactaaataaaatatactactCTCATTAAAG
The sequence above is a segment of the Bombus pyrosoma isolate SC7728 unplaced genomic scaffold, ASM1482585v1 HiC_scaffold_4710, whole genome shotgun sequence genome. Coding sequences within it:
- the LOC122577454 gene encoding uncharacterized protein LOC122577454, producing MVIKEFENFTSSPNMTCNAITKSKETRFDKIIELLRLEHLNEEERKTVEELIRRNQDRFHLPGETLEGTEILEHRIITTDDIPINVKQYRYPPAHREEITRQIQELLETDVVMPSTSPYNSPLWIVPKKPDSQGNKRWRLVIDYRKLNDKTIGDAYPLPNITEILDQLGSAKYFSTFDLASGFHQIRMAREDAHKTAFSTPYGHFQFKRMPFGLKNAPATFQRLMNSVLSGLQGVELFVYLDDIVIYSTSLQEHECKFNKLMERLRQAKLRLQPDKCELLRHEVSYLGHIISEDGVKPDPKKIEAVSKFPRPKKARNIKQFLGLAGYYRRFIPNFSKIAKPLTQLLKKDVIFKWSENQEIAFNNLKTALTTKPILQYPDFSKPFNLSTDASGYAVGGVLSQGPIGKDLPIAYASRLLNPAEQNYSTIEKECLAIVYCAMHFRPYLYGRKFTIVTDHKPLVWMNSIKDPTSRIWKWKLKLSDFEFDIQHKQGRANANADALSRNPPEVCLPIRKREEDSPSHHPIPKRFELDTSTEDSPIFEAKPRSLPLPFYDPRKKRKTIARKHFTIEETPVKYFDQAADDTDEASIQGTSNVEMTREEEISSPHSESPQRLEEKVKPTITAELKISETRDSIVKINDHKVIFIDIKGNPVDRGALEIKEAGKLPNYEDLMLERARLHRDLGKLIISLPVKENRNIPITTENLLNSLSSLLDVVNEKQLKSFGISKGNLEELPWRYIIRKLKEVFLTNTIHITICTGEVTIPRVENRNKIIQEKHESSVAGHKGVTKTYQRIRQHYYWENMKKEIQEYVRACKECQLKKLTRIKTKQPMVLTDTPGRAFDKISMDIVGPLPKTQRENEYILTIQDLLTKYSLGIPIKGTSSAEIADVFIKQFICRFGSPRAILTDQGANFTSSLIKKVAKKFRIKRYTTTAYHPQSNGSIERSHHVLKEYLKLYIENSRNWDEWVELAMFSYNTSVHEGTKFSPHELVFGHLAREPTGEMMIEENIELTYAEYLRDLFDKINTIQQMARENLMKSKLKSKEYYDRRINPQNFKTGDLVYLLKEPNKGKLSDQYSGPHKVLGILQNQNGSQPSANNKPN